From Scleropages formosus chromosome 1, fSclFor1.1, whole genome shotgun sequence, a single genomic window includes:
- the crygs2 gene encoding crystallin, gamma S2 isoform X1: MRITDSIFGSKTPVVLQIIFYEDKNFQGRRYECDSDCTDFHSYLSRCNSIRVESGAWVVYERPNYMGYQYVLTRGEYPEYQRWMGLSDRLSSCKMVHFASGTQYKIQLYDKDDFAGQAFESTEDCPSVQERFRVREVHSCKVLEGVWVFYEHPNFRGRQYLLEKGEYRKPVDWGAICPAVQSFRRLTE; encoded by the exons ATGAGAATCACTGACTCAATTTTTGGATCTAA AACCCCTGTTGTCCTCCAGATTATCTTCTACGAGGACAAGAATTTCCAGGGCCGCCGTTACGAATGTGACAGCGACTGCACTGACTTTCACTCCTACCTGAGCCGCTGCAACTCGATCCGTGTGGAAAGCGGAGCCTGGGTGGTCTACGAGCGCCCCAACTACATGGGCTACCAATATGTGCTGACCCGCGGAGAGTACCCTGAATACCAGCGCTGGATGGGCCTCAGCGATCGCTTAAGCTCCTGCAAGATGGTCCACTTT GCCAGTGGGACCCAGTACAAAATTCAGCTGTACGACAAGGACGACTTTGCAGGGCAGGCCTTTGAGTCAACAGAGGACTGCCCATCGGTGCAGGAGCGCTTCCGTGTGCGTGAGGTCCACTCCTGCAAGGTCCTCGAAGGGGTCTGGGTCTTCTACGAACACCCAAACTTTCGTGGCCGCCAGTACCTGCTGGAGAAGGGCGAGTATCGCAAGCCTGTAGACTGGGGTGCAATTTGTCCTGCGGTCCAGTCCTTCCGTCGCCTCACTGAGTGA
- the crygs2 gene encoding crystallin, gamma S2 isoform X2, with the protein MSKMGRIIFYEDKNFQGRRYECDSDCTDFHSYLSRCNSIRVESGAWVVYERPNYMGYQYVLTRGEYPEYQRWMGLSDRLSSCKMVHFASGTQYKIQLYDKDDFAGQAFESTEDCPSVQERFRVREVHSCKVLEGVWVFYEHPNFRGRQYLLEKGEYRKPVDWGAICPAVQSFRRLTE; encoded by the exons atgtcaaaaatggGCCGG ATTATCTTCTACGAGGACAAGAATTTCCAGGGCCGCCGTTACGAATGTGACAGCGACTGCACTGACTTTCACTCCTACCTGAGCCGCTGCAACTCGATCCGTGTGGAAAGCGGAGCCTGGGTGGTCTACGAGCGCCCCAACTACATGGGCTACCAATATGTGCTGACCCGCGGAGAGTACCCTGAATACCAGCGCTGGATGGGCCTCAGCGATCGCTTAAGCTCCTGCAAGATGGTCCACTTT GCCAGTGGGACCCAGTACAAAATTCAGCTGTACGACAAGGACGACTTTGCAGGGCAGGCCTTTGAGTCAACAGAGGACTGCCCATCGGTGCAGGAGCGCTTCCGTGTGCGTGAGGTCCACTCCTGCAAGGTCCTCGAAGGGGTCTGGGTCTTCTACGAACACCCAAACTTTCGTGGCCGCCAGTACCTGCTGGAGAAGGGCGAGTATCGCAAGCCTGTAGACTGGGGTGCAATTTGTCCTGCGGTCCAGTCCTTCCGTCGCCTCACTGAGTGA